The genomic DNA CGGATCGAGCGTGAGGAGCCCGAGGTCCTCAAGTACCTCGCCGCGCTCGGCCTCTTGCCCCAGACCAGCATCGAGGTCGAGGAGGTCGCGCCCTTCGGCGGCCCCATTCTGGTCAGGAGCGCCGGCTCCCGCTACGCGCTGGGCCGGAAGGTCGCCGCGCGCATCCTGGTGAGGCCCGCGTGAGCCTGGCGACCGGCTGTCACGCCACGATCGACCGCTGGCGCGCGGACGTCACGGTCCGCCTCGCTCTCGCCGGCAACCCCAATGTCGGCAAGTCGAGCCTCTTCAACTGGCTCACGGGGATGGGCGTGGCGACGGCGAACTATCCCGGTAAGACGGTGGAGGTCGCGCTGGCCACGACGCAGTTCAAGGGGCAGGAGGTCGGGATCATGGACCTGCCCGGGACCTACGCGCTCGGGTCCACCTCCGAGGATCAATGGGTCGCGCGCCAGGCGCTCCTGGACGCCAGGCCCGATGCCGTCGTGGCGGTGGTGGACGCGACGAGGCTCGAGCGGAACCTCTACCTGCCGCTTCAGCTCCTCGACATGGGGATGCCGCTGGTCATCGCGCTGAACCTCGTGGACGAGGCGTGGCGGGACGGTGTGCGCATCGACCATGGCCGGCTGAGCCGGCTCCTGGGCGTGCCGGTGGTGCCGACCGTGGCGGTGCGGGGCCAGGGGCTCGACCGGCTCATGGAGGTCGCGCTCGGCGAGGCCGGGAAGGGCGCCGGCGTCTCCATGCCGCGCTACGGGCTGGATGTGGAGGAGGCCGTCGCGAGCCTCGCGGATCTCCTGGTCAAGTCCGGGGCCCCGCTCCCGTGGGATCTGCCGGCTCGCGCCGTGGCCATCCTCCTGCTGGAGGACGACGAGGGAGCGCTCGGATGGGCGGAAGCGGCTCCCGGCGGCGACGAGATCGTGACGCACGCTCGGGCCGCCTCCGCCGAGATCGCCGGGCGCCACGACGAGCCCACGCCCATCCGCATCGCAAGGGAGCGCCACGGCCTCGCGGGGGACATCGCCGCGCGGGTGAAGTCCCAGGTGAGGGCCCCGTCCCGCGGTCAGGACCGCTTCTGGCGCTGGACGACGGCGCCGGCCACGGGCTTCCCCCTCCTCGGGCTGGTGCTCGTCGCGCTCTTCGCCGGGCTCTTCTACGTGGGCGACGCGCTCTCGATCCTGCTCACCGGGAGCTGGGAGGCGTACATCTCGCCGTGGATCCGTCTCGGCGTGCGGGGCGTCCTGGGCGAGGGGGTCACAGGCCGGAGCCTCCTCTGGGGCGTGGACGCAGGGGTCAACGCCGCGCTGGCGGTGGGGATCCCGTACATCCTGGTCTTCTACCTCATGCTCTCGGTGCTGGAGGACACGGGGTATCTCAACGCGGTGGCCTTCCTCACCGATCCGTTCATGCATCGGCTGGGGCTGCACGGGCGGGCGGTGATCCCGCTGGTGGCGGGCGCCGGGTGCAACGTGCCGGCCATCATGGCGACGCGCGTGCTCGCCACGGCGCGGGAGCGCATCCTCGCGAGCACGCTGGTCTGTCTCGTGCCCTGCAGCGCCAGGACGGCGGTGATCGCCGGCGCCGTCTCGAAGTACGTGGGCTGGGAGGCCGCCGTGGCCGTGTATCTCATCGTCGCCGCGCTGGGCTGGGGAGCGGGCTGGGGGCTCAACCGGCTCCTCCCCGGCCGCTCGACCGGTCTGGTCATGGAGATGTTCCCGTTCCGGACTCCACGGCTTCGCACCATGCTCAAGCGCACCTGGCACCGCTTCGCGGGCTTCGTCCGGGTGGCGATGCCCGTCGTCCTCGCCGGCAGCCTCGCGCTGGGGATCATCTACGAGACGGGGCTCGTCTGGGCCTTCACGGCGCCGCTCGCGCCCATCGTCGAGGGGTGGCTGGGGCTTCCGGCGGTGGCCGGGCTCACGCTGATCTTCGCGGTGCTCAGGAAGGAGCTGGCGCTGCAGCTCCTCATCACCCTGGCCGTGGCCCGCTACGGGGCCTCCGCCGGCGAGATCACGGCCTTCATGGACCGGGGCCAGATCTTCACCTATGCACTCGTGAACACGCTCTACATCCCGTGCATCGCCACCGTCGCCGTGCTCGCGAGGGAGATCGGGTGGAAGCGGGGCCTCGCCGTCTCCGGCTTCACGATCGCGCTCGCGCTCTTGGCCGGCGGGGTGGCGCGTCGGGTGATCGCCTTCTGACCGTCGGCCGGTCAGCGGGTCCGTTCCGCCACTTGGAGGAAGGCGACGAGATGGGCCATCTCTTCGGGGCGGAGCCTGGGCCAGGCCAGCTGTCGGCGCTCGGCACGCTCCGCCATGATGAAGCCGTGGTTCCACAGCCCCGCGATGACGGCAACGGGGCAAGTGAAGGCCAAGTGAAAGAATTCTCTTGACAGCTTTCCAGGCGGCGAAGTACCCTCCCGCCGCGAGGATGAACTCGCGCCGGGGTGTGTCGGTCGCATACCCGCTTCTCCGGGGACGTGCCGAGGCTTGCGGGGCGGAAGAGCGGCAGTTCTCGGTTCGTGAGCGCAGTCCGAGTGGGTACGCTGTCGGCGTTGCGAGAGGAGAAACCGCATGCGTCGCCTGATCAGGGTCCTCGGCGGTGTCGGAGTCCTGCCACTCCTGCTCCTCTTGACCTTGTTGTCGTCCTCTCATGCCCAGCAGCCTCCCCCCGGGTCCGCCGCGGCAAAACCCGCCGATGGCTATGTCGGCTCTGATGCCTGCCGG from Candidatus Rokuibacteriota bacterium includes the following:
- the feoB gene encoding ferrous iron transport protein B — its product is MSLATGCHATIDRWRADVTVRLALAGNPNVGKSSLFNWLTGMGVATANYPGKTVEVALATTQFKGQEVGIMDLPGTYALGSTSEDQWVARQALLDARPDAVVAVVDATRLERNLYLPLQLLDMGMPLVIALNLVDEAWRDGVRIDHGRLSRLLGVPVVPTVAVRGQGLDRLMEVALGEAGKGAGVSMPRYGLDVEEAVASLADLLVKSGAPLPWDLPARAVAILLLEDDEGALGWAEAAPGGDEIVTHARAASAEIAGRHDEPTPIRIARERHGLAGDIAARVKSQVRAPSRGQDRFWRWTTAPATGFPLLGLVLVALFAGLFYVGDALSILLTGSWEAYISPWIRLGVRGVLGEGVTGRSLLWGVDAGVNAALAVGIPYILVFYLMLSVLEDTGYLNAVAFLTDPFMHRLGLHGRAVIPLVAGAGCNVPAIMATRVLATARERILASTLVCLVPCSARTAVIAGAVSKYVGWEAAVAVYLIVAALGWGAGWGLNRLLPGRSTGLVMEMFPFRTPRLRTMLKRTWHRFAGFVRVAMPVVLAGSLALGIIYETGLVWAFTAPLAPIVEGWLGLPAVAGLTLIFAVLRKELALQLLITLAVARYGASAGEITAFMDRGQIFTYALVNTLYIPCIATVAVLAREIGWKRGLAVSGFTIALALLAGGVARRVIAF